CGAGCATCCCGGCTGCGAGTGTCTGGCGGCTCATGAGATGCGTAAGGTCGGGTGCGACGGAACCGCCGGCCGTGCTGCCTCTCACCGTATGGCAAGCGCCGCAATGTTCGACGAAGACATGTTCATCTTGCGCGATCAGGGGAGACGTCGGCGCCACCGCCGGTTGCAACTGATCCTTCAACCATTGCTCGAATTGGGCAGGCGGCTCGGCAATGACGTAAAATGCCATATGCGCGTGCTGCTCGCCGCAATATTGCGTGCATTGGCCGCGATAGCGTCCTGGCTTGTCGGCTTGCAGCCAGGTTTCGTTCGTCTGGCCGGGAATTGTATCGGTCTTGCCAGCCAGCGCAGGTACCCAGAAGGAATGGATGACATCGGCGCCAATAAGTTCGATACGAACCGGCCGGCTGACCGGGATGTGAAACTCATCTGCTGTGGTGAGAACCTTGCTCGCATCGTCGTTGAGATAGCGCGCCTTCCACCACCATTGGCCGCCGGTGATCTCGATCACCAGCGGTTTCTGGC
This Methylovirgula sp. DNA region includes the following protein-coding sequences:
- the coxB gene encoding cytochrome c oxidase subunit II, whose product is MTPLSYLTGYGTKAYPVTALTWGLLIISIVVVVIVTGLVVVGVITRRVRPETPLGEVPVDRRGSGLGLLGVGVGISTFVLMISAVWTMAVIAKINAPPPGQKPLVIEITGGQWWWKARYLNDDASKVLTTADEFHIPVSRPVRIELIGADVIHSFWVPALAGKTDTIPGQTNETWLQADKPGRYRGQCTQYCGEQHAHMAFYVIAEPPAQFEQWLKDQLQPAVAPTSPLIAQDEHVFVEHCGACHTVRGSTAGGSVAPDLTHLMSRQTLAAGMLENTPGALAGWIAEPSAVKPGTKMPDLYLSGPQLSAVTTYLETLK